The following nucleotide sequence is from Streptomyces xiamenensis.
GCCACGATCCAGGTGGTCAACTCCGACGGATCGAGCTGCATCATCTCCGGGGCGGCGACCCTGGAGGTCGCGCCCTCCGACACCGCCGTCGCGGGCCGCAGGGCCGTCGAGTCCTTCCACAACGCCACCGGCTCGGACGGCGTCACCTACCGGGTGCTCACCCGTCCGCTGCAGACCACCACCAACGGCGCCGTCACCGTGGCCCGCCCGCTGGACGAGGTGACCGACCCGCTGCGCTCCCTCGTCGTCGTCCTCGCGCTGGTCGCCGCGGCCGGCGCGGTGACCGCCGCCGGGGCCGGGGTCGTCCTGGCCCGGGCCGGGCTGCGGCCCGTGGACCGGCTGACCGCCGCCGCCGAGCACGTGGCCAGGACCGAGGACCTCACCACCCGCATCCCGGTGGCCGGCGACGACGAGATCGCCCGGCTGTCCGCCGCCTTCAACTCCATGACCGCCGCGCTGGCCTCCTCGCGCGAGCTCCAGCAGCAGCTGATCGCCGACGCCGGGCACGAGCTGCGCACCCCGCTCACCTCGCTGCGCACCAACATCGAGCTGCTGGTGCGCAGCGAGCAGACGGGCCGCCCGCTGCCGCCCGATGACCGGCGGCGGCTGCTGGAGTCGGTGACCGATCAGCTGAGCGAACTGGCCGCGCTGATCGGGGACCTCCAGGAGCTGTCCCGCCCGGAGCGGCCCGCCGGCGGCGGGCGGCTGGAAGTGGTGGGGCTGCACGAGGTGACGCGCCGGGCGGTGGACCGGGTGCGGCTGCGCGGCCGGGCGCGCGGGCTCGCCATCGACGCCGAACTCGATCCGTGGTTCGTGCGCGCCGAACCGTCCGCGCTGGAGCGGGCGCTGGTCAATCTCCTGGACAACGCGGTGAAGTTCAGCGGCGACGGCGAGATGGTGGAGGTGACGCTGCGCGGCGGGCTGCTGCGTATCCGCGACCACGGCCCCGGCATCCCGCCCGACGAACTCCCGCACGTCTTCGAGCGGTTCTGGCGCTCCCCGGGCGCGCGCGGGCTGCCGGGCTCCGGGCTCGGCCTGTCGATCGTGGCCCGCACCGTGCGCGAGAGCGGCGGCGCGATCGCCCTGCACCCGGCGCCCGGCGGCGGTACGGAGGCGGTGCTGCGGCTGCCCGGCGCCCCGACCCCGCCGCCCGCCTCGTCAGGTCCTGTCTGACAGGACCTGGGGACGCCGGCGGCCGGCCGTCAGGAACACGCCGTTCCGCAGCCGGGGGCGCCCTCGGGGGCGTTCTCCAGCAGCCGCACCGGGCCGGGGCCGCGCTGCCCGCACACGTCGGACGGGTTGGCCAGCGTGCAGCTCTCCAGTGACAGGCAGCCGCAGCCGATGCACTCGGTCAGATCGTCCCTGATCCGGGTCAGCTGCCAGATCCGCGCGTTGAGATCGGCCTTCCAGAACTCGGACAGCCGGGCCCAGTCCTCCTTGGTGGGGGTGCGGCCCTCGGGCAGTTCGTGCAGCGCGTCGCGGATGGCGTTCAGCGGCATCCCGACGTTCTGCGAGACCTTGATGAACGCCACCCGGCGCAGCGTCTCGCGGTGGTAGCGGCGCTGGTTGCCCGCGGTGCGGCGGCTGCTGATGAGGCGCTGCTCCTCGTAGAAGCGCAGCGCCGAGGTGGCGACCCCGCTGCGTTCGGCCAGCTGTCCGATGGTGAGTTCCTTGGTGATGGTGGGAGGCACACCCGCCATCGTACGCATAGCTCAATCTTGATTGAGGTTCGCGTTTCGCCGGCCGCACCCGGTGGGAGGACACAGCTCATGGGGAAACTGCTGGCCATCAGCGATCTGCACGTGGCCTACGACGAGAACCGCAAGATCACCGAGGAGTTACGTCCCGAGTCGGACGACGACTGGCTGCTGGTGGCGGGCGACGTGGGGGAGACGTTCTCGGACATCGAGTGGGCGCTGACGCTGCTCGCCTCCCGTTTCGCCCAGGTGGTGTGGACGCCGGGCAACCACGAGTTGTGGACCCCCGCCGCCGACCCCGTGCAGCTGCGCGGCGAACGGCGCTACGAGCGGCTGGTGGAGCTGTGCCGCGGCCTGGGGGTGCTCACCCCCGAGGACCCGTACGCCGTGTGGCAGGGTGAGCGTGGACCGGTCGCCGTCGCGCCGCTGTTCCTGCTGTACGACTACACCTTCCGGCCGCCCGGTACCCGCACCACCGCCGAGGCGCTCGCCGTGGCGGAGGCGGCCGGGGTGATGTGCACCGACGAGTACCTGCTGCACCCGGACCCGTACCCCAGCCGGCAGGCGTGGTGCCGGGCCCGGCTGGAGAGCACCGAGGAGCGGCTCGCCGCCCTGCCCGAGGACCTGCCCACCGTGCTGATCAACCACCACCCGCTCATCCGGCAGCCCACCCGGGTGCTGCGCTACCCCGAGTTCGCGCTGTGGTGCGGGACCGAGGCGACCGACGACTGGCCGGTGCGGTTCCGGGCCGCCGCCGTCGTGTACGGGCATCTGCACATCCCGCGCCGCATCACCCGGGACGGGGTGCCGCACCACGAGGTGTCGCTGGGCTACCCGCGCGAGTGGCGCCCGCGCGGCGGCACGCCGGGCCGCCCGGTGGTGATCCGCGCGTGATCGGGGAACTCCTGCCGCCGCCGGTCAGCGCGGTCGAGATGTTCGGGGACCCGGAACCGCTGCCCGAGCTGTTCCCGGAGGAGGAGGCGGTGGTGGCGCGGGCAGTGGCCAAGCGCCGCACCGAGTTCGCCACCGTGCGCGGCTGCGCCCGTACCGCCCTGGAGCGGCTCGGCGGGCCCCGGGTGCCGCTGCTGCCCGGCGAGCGCGGGGCGCCCCGGTGGCCGGCGGGGTTCCTGGGCTCCATGACGCACTGCGCCGGCTACCGGGCCGCGGCGGTGGCCCGCACCGGCGGGACGCTGGCGTCCATCGGCCTGGACGCGGAGCCGCACGAACCGCTGCGCGACGACGGCGTGCTGGAGCTGGTGTCGCTGCCCGAGGAGCGCGAACACCTGGCCAAGCTGGCGGCAGGCCATCCGCGGGTGCGCTGGGAACGGCTGCTGTTCAGCGCCAAGGAGAGCGTGTACAAGGCGTGGTTCCCGCTGACCGGGCAGTGGCTGGGCTTCGAGCAGGCGCGGGTGACCTTCGACCCCGGGGCCGGCACGTTCGAGGCCGAACTGCTGGTGCCGGGGCCGGTGGTGGACGGGGTGGGCGTGGGCCGGTTCGGCGGACGGTGGCTGGTACGGGACGGGGTGCTGCTGACGGCGATCACCGTGCCGCGCCCCTGACCCGTACCGGCCACCGTGCCGGGTGTTACGGAAGGACCGTGATCCGGTCGGCCGCCGGCGCCGCCAGCGGGGCGTCGGCGGAGGAGTGTGCCAGCAGGTAGTCCGCCAGCACCCGCATGTCGTCGTTGCCGACGCGCGGGTCGGTGCCCTCGGCCAGGGTCGGGAACCCGTCGCCGCCGCCCGCCAGGAAGGAGTTGACCGCGACCCGGTAGACGCGCTCCGCCTCGATCGGCTCACCGTTCAGCAGCACGGTGTCCGCCACGATCCGGTCGGCCCCGGAGCGGCTCAGGTCCAGGGTGTAGGTGAGCCCCTCGGAGGGCTGGAGGATCTTGGGCGTGGCGGCGTTGGGGCCGCTGACCTGCTCGCGCAGCACCTGGAGCAGCTGTTCGCCGGTGATGCTCAGCAGATTGACGGTGTTGGAGA
It contains:
- a CDS encoding 4'-phosphopantetheinyl transferase family protein, with product MIGELLPPPVSAVEMFGDPEPLPELFPEEEAVVARAVAKRRTEFATVRGCARTALERLGGPRVPLLPGERGAPRWPAGFLGSMTHCAGYRAAAVARTGGTLASIGLDAEPHEPLRDDGVLELVSLPEEREHLAKLAAGHPRVRWERLLFSAKESVYKAWFPLTGQWLGFEQARVTFDPGAGTFEAELLVPGPVVDGVGVGRFGGRWLVRDGVLLTAITVPRP
- the soxR gene encoding redox-sensitive transcriptional activator SoxR, whose product is MAGVPPTITKELTIGQLAERSGVATSALRFYEEQRLISSRRTAGNQRRYHRETLRRVAFIKVSQNVGMPLNAIRDALHELPEGRTPTKEDWARLSEFWKADLNARIWQLTRIRDDLTECIGCGCLSLESCTLANPSDVCGQRGPGPVRLLENAPEGAPGCGTACS
- a CDS encoding HAMP domain-containing sensor histidine kinase, whose product is MTSGGGGLSLRSRLALLTAVAVAAAVAVCAIAAWFLVRDQLIRSLDDTLRDNRADPVVIYHMWENGQCYPEPADVPQNVPMPFDATIQVVNSDGSSCIISGAATLEVAPSDTAVAGRRAVESFHNATGSDGVTYRVLTRPLQTTTNGAVTVARPLDEVTDPLRSLVVVLALVAAAGAVTAAGAGVVLARAGLRPVDRLTAAAEHVARTEDLTTRIPVAGDDEIARLSAAFNSMTAALASSRELQQQLIADAGHELRTPLTSLRTNIELLVRSEQTGRPLPPDDRRRLLESVTDQLSELAALIGDLQELSRPERPAGGGRLEVVGLHEVTRRAVDRVRLRGRARGLAIDAELDPWFVRAEPSALERALVNLLDNAVKFSGDGEMVEVTLRGGLLRIRDHGPGIPPDELPHVFERFWRSPGARGLPGSGLGLSIVARTVRESGGAIALHPAPGGGTEAVLRLPGAPTPPPASSGPV
- a CDS encoding metallophosphoesterase family protein; the encoded protein is MGKLLAISDLHVAYDENRKITEELRPESDDDWLLVAGDVGETFSDIEWALTLLASRFAQVVWTPGNHELWTPAADPVQLRGERRYERLVELCRGLGVLTPEDPYAVWQGERGPVAVAPLFLLYDYTFRPPGTRTTAEALAVAEAAGVMCTDEYLLHPDPYPSRQAWCRARLESTEERLAALPEDLPTVLINHHPLIRQPTRVLRYPEFALWCGTEATDDWPVRFRAAAVVYGHLHIPRRITRDGVPHHEVSLGYPREWRPRGGTPGRPVVIRA